One Streptomyces sp. V4I8 genomic window carries:
- a CDS encoding MFS transporter, translated as MGKTGTTGRRGTSAAYREVIGLTGPLLPVMSFLARLPTATIQFGSVLLVARTSGSLAAAGLTGGALAVGQVACGPLVGRLADRHGQRTVVLGFCLANALAIAGLVVGALAELPTAVLAVLGAAAGATVPQIGPMARARLVALARGAGARESTVGAALSFESTLDEISFVLGPALVGLAAVTAHPGFALGGAAALVALCGAGFALHRTAVATRPAAVATPGDGRSASVATPGDGRSASVATSGERRSASVATPRGRRSGSVRTSARRRAGAVPTEPTERTGCVPTEPTERTRAVPTEPSARTGAVPTSAARRTGSVPTSAARRTGSVHALQAALALQGAMFGACQAGITALTERLGQPDQAGLVYAAMGVMSAVAGLSMAAVPAHVGLTTRWRAATAAACALSLPLLWTQSLAALYATVTVLGIAYAPHLITVFGLTERVVPPARLAEAMALATSALVGGQALAVAVTGWLAESYGPAAAFGAGSLAAALACLIALTASPESYTGRAVEGDRHAREPDPPPSEPPS; from the coding sequence ATGGGAAAGACGGGGACGACCGGGCGGCGCGGCACATCGGCGGCCTACCGTGAGGTGATCGGCCTGACCGGGCCGCTGCTGCCGGTCATGTCCTTCCTCGCGCGGCTGCCGACCGCCACGATCCAGTTCGGCAGTGTGCTGCTGGTCGCGCGGACGAGTGGCTCCCTGGCCGCCGCCGGGCTGACCGGCGGTGCGCTCGCCGTCGGGCAGGTGGCCTGCGGACCGCTGGTGGGCCGGCTCGCCGACCGGCACGGCCAGCGGACGGTCGTGCTCGGCTTCTGTCTCGCCAACGCCCTCGCGATCGCCGGGCTGGTCGTCGGTGCGCTCGCCGAGCTGCCCACGGCGGTGCTCGCCGTGCTGGGGGCGGCGGCCGGAGCCACTGTGCCGCAGATCGGGCCCATGGCCCGCGCCCGCCTCGTCGCTCTCGCGCGCGGTGCCGGAGCTCGTGAATCAACGGTGGGTGCCGCGCTGTCCTTCGAGAGCACCCTGGACGAGATCTCCTTCGTTCTGGGGCCCGCCCTGGTCGGGCTGGCGGCGGTGACCGCGCATCCGGGGTTCGCGCTGGGTGGTGCGGCGGCGCTGGTGGCCTTGTGCGGCGCGGGATTCGCGCTGCATCGGACGGCGGTGGCGACACGGCCCGCGGCCGTCGCAACGCCGGGGGACGGACGGTCCGCGTCCGTCGCGACGCCAGGGGACGGACGGTCCGCGTCCGTCGCCACGTCGGGGGAACGACGGTCCGCGTCCGTCGCGACGCCGAGGGGACGACGGTCCGGTTCCGTCCGGACCTCTGCGAGGCGACGAGCCGGTGCCGTCCCGACGGAGCCGACAGAACGCACCGGTTGCGTCCCGACGGAGCCGACGGAACGCACCCGTGCCGTCCCCACGGAGCCGTCAGCACGCACCGGTGCCGTCCCGACGTCCGCGGCGCGACGCACCGGTTCCGTCCCGACGTCCGCGGCGCGACGCACCGGTTCCGTCCATGCCCTCCAAGCCGCCCTAGCCCTCCAAGGCGCCATGTTCGGCGCATGCCAAGCCGGCATCACCGCCCTCACCGAGCGGCTCGGACAGCCGGATCAGGCAGGGCTCGTGTACGCCGCCATGGGAGTGATGAGCGCTGTCGCGGGACTCTCCATGGCCGCGGTGCCCGCTCACGTCGGACTGACCACCCGCTGGCGCGCGGCCACCGCAGCCGCGTGCGCGCTGTCTCTCCCCCTGCTGTGGACGCAGAGCCTCGCCGCGCTCTACGCCACCGTCACCGTCCTGGGCATCGCTTACGCGCCGCACCTCATCACGGTGTTCGGGCTCACCGAGCGCGTGGTCCCGCCCGCGCGGCTGGCCGAGGCGATGGCGCTGGCGACGAGCGCGCTGGTGGGCGGGCAGGCACTGGCGGTCGCCGTCACCGGCTGGCTCGCCGAGTCCTACGGCCCCGCGGCGGCATTCGGCGCGGGAAGCCTCGCCGCGGCGCTCGCCTGCCTGATCGCGCTGACGGCGAGCCCGGAGTCGTACACCGGACGCGCCGTCGAAGGCGACCGCCACGCGCGCGAACCCGACCCACCGCCGAGCGAGCCGCCGTCCTAG
- the treY gene encoding malto-oligosyltrehalose synthase, with the protein MTPERRDPLVPTATYRLQLQPAFPFEAAAAAVPYLASLGVSHLHLSPVLEAVPGSGHGYDVVDHARVREELGGEEGLRALARTAREHGLGLVVDIVPNHMAMAPRHNRALWEVLREGPKSPYARWFDIDWEAQGGRVLLPVLGRPLGEELAHLEVDGDVLRYYDHVFPLREGTEELPLTQLLDAQWYRPAWWRLARTELNYRRFFSISELIGLRVEDPEVFEATHAKILQLLHEGVLDGLRIDHPDGLADPDGYLQRLHEATGGRWTVVEKILSDGEHLPASWPVAGTTGYDALRHVDGLFTDPAGFGELLGQYRRFAAPQTDRGGDWEATVRRAAYKVLTHELATEVDRLTRVAGRLCATSPEPALRDRAPWALRTALEELLVRLEVYRPYASGDAARVVTEEAAAEARLAFVVPEEAGAVDVVRDLVLGRAGDGPEHVEFRTRFAQTASALRAKSVEDTAFYRYVPLLSATEVGGNPGSPAVTPDEFHAYCARVQRDWPGTGTVASTHDTKRSADVRAGLAVLTECPELWADVLTEVTHDGEGVPDAQLAWAAWQTVFGLGEADVDRVQGALLKHVREAGMFTSWTEQEPPYEEAVASFVATGPCGTQGERVAAFRSRLEPHIRANVLGMALAQLTMPGVPDVYQGTEGEYRALVDPDNRRVARFPHEDPGEKGAVTTAALRLRRRRPDVFGDSASYTPLPAEGPAAAHCVSFARSGEVVTAVTRLSLRLAGSGGWRDTSLPLPPGRWADALAPEREFTGHARVAELFERLPVALLERVGGEAAG; encoded by the coding sequence ATGACACCTGAGCGACGTGACCCGTTGGTGCCGACCGCCACCTACCGGCTGCAGCTGCAGCCCGCGTTCCCGTTCGAGGCAGCGGCGGCGGCCGTGCCGTACCTGGCCTCGCTCGGCGTCTCGCATCTGCACCTGTCCCCGGTCCTGGAGGCGGTCCCGGGGTCGGGGCATGGCTACGACGTCGTGGACCACGCGCGCGTGCGCGAGGAACTCGGCGGTGAGGAGGGGCTGCGCGCGCTGGCGCGCACCGCGCGGGAACACGGTCTGGGCCTGGTGGTGGACATCGTGCCCAACCACATGGCCATGGCCCCGCGCCACAACCGCGCCCTGTGGGAGGTGCTGCGCGAGGGCCCCAAGTCGCCGTACGCGCGATGGTTCGACATCGACTGGGAGGCGCAGGGCGGCCGGGTGCTGCTGCCGGTGCTGGGGCGTCCGCTCGGCGAGGAGCTCGCTCACCTGGAGGTGGACGGCGACGTCCTGCGCTACTACGACCATGTGTTCCCGCTGCGTGAGGGCACCGAGGAACTGCCGCTGACGCAGCTCCTGGACGCCCAGTGGTACCGCCCGGCGTGGTGGCGGCTGGCCCGTACGGAGCTCAACTACCGGCGGTTCTTCAGCATCTCGGAGCTGATCGGGCTGCGGGTCGAGGACCCGGAGGTGTTCGAGGCCACGCATGCCAAGATCCTCCAGCTCCTCCACGAGGGCGTGCTCGACGGACTGCGCATCGACCATCCCGACGGCCTCGCCGACCCCGACGGATATCTCCAGCGCCTCCACGAGGCGACCGGCGGGCGCTGGACGGTCGTCGAGAAGATCCTGTCGGACGGGGAGCACCTGCCCGCCTCCTGGCCCGTCGCCGGCACCACCGGCTACGACGCCCTGCGACACGTGGACGGCCTCTTCACCGACCCGGCCGGATTCGGGGAACTCCTCGGCCAGTACCGGCGGTTCGCGGCCCCGCAGACGGACCGGGGCGGCGACTGGGAGGCGACGGTGCGGCGGGCGGCGTACAAGGTGCTCACGCACGAGCTGGCCACGGAGGTGGACCGGCTGACGCGGGTGGCGGGCCGCCTGTGCGCCACGTCCCCGGAGCCCGCGCTGCGCGACCGGGCGCCCTGGGCGCTGCGCACGGCACTTGAGGAGCTCCTCGTCCGGCTGGAGGTCTACCGGCCGTACGCCTCCGGCGACGCGGCCCGTGTGGTCACCGAGGAGGCGGCGGCCGAGGCCCGGCTCGCCTTCGTCGTGCCCGAGGAGGCGGGCGCGGTCGACGTCGTGCGCGACCTGGTCCTCGGGCGGGCCGGTGACGGACCGGAGCACGTGGAGTTCCGGACACGGTTCGCGCAGACGGCGTCGGCGCTGCGGGCCAAGTCCGTGGAGGACACGGCGTTCTACCGCTATGTGCCGCTGTTGTCGGCGACCGAGGTGGGCGGGAACCCCGGGAGCCCCGCGGTCACGCCCGACGAGTTCCACGCCTACTGCGCGCGCGTGCAGCGCGACTGGCCCGGCACCGGGACGGTCGCGTCGACGCACGACACCAAACGCAGTGCCGACGTACGGGCCGGGCTGGCCGTGCTCACGGAGTGCCCGGAGCTCTGGGCGGACGTCCTGACCGAGGTGACCCATGACGGCGAGGGCGTCCCCGACGCGCAGCTGGCGTGGGCCGCCTGGCAGACGGTCTTCGGGCTGGGCGAGGCGGACGTCGACCGCGTTCAGGGGGCACTGCTGAAGCATGTGCGCGAGGCCGGGATGTTCACCAGCTGGACGGAGCAGGAACCGCCGTACGAGGAGGCGGTGGCCTCGTTCGTCGCCACGGGGCCGTGCGGTACGCAAGGCGAGCGCGTGGCCGCCTTCCGGAGCCGTCTGGAGCCGCACATCCGGGCGAACGTGCTGGGCATGGCCCTGGCCCAGCTGACGATGCCGGGCGTGCCGGACGTCTATCAGGGCACGGAGGGCGAGTACCGGGCGCTGGTGGACCCGGACAACCGCCGGGTCGCGCGGTTCCCGCACGAGGATCCGGGCGAGAAGGGCGCGGTGACGACGGCCGCGCTTCGGCTGCGCAGGCGACGCCCCGACGTGTTCGGGGACTCCGCGTCATACACGCCGTTGCCCGCCGAGGGCCCCGCGGCCGCCCACTGTGTGTCCTTCGCGCGATCCGGAGAAGTGGTCACCGCCGTGACGCGGCTGTCGCTGCGGCTGGCGGGGTCGGGCGGCTGGCGCGACACCTCGCTGCCGTTGCCGCCGGGGCGGTGGGCCGATGCGCTCGCTCCGGAGCGGGAGTTCACCGGGCACGCGCGCGTGGCGGAGTTGTTCGAGCGGCTGCCGGTGGCGTTGCTCGAGCGGGTGGGCGGGGAAGCGGCGGGGTGA